One region of Salvia miltiorrhiza cultivar Shanhuang (shh) chromosome 3, IMPLAD_Smil_shh, whole genome shotgun sequence genomic DNA includes:
- the LOC131018328 gene encoding uncharacterized protein LOC131018328 — translation MATTALPMFMVINVPQAATNTYLYRKDDGSVADGSDSVFSPLVKIGVQQAAINAKYVHLLLCYNNRYWRKSTDDDTIVAVSTKPEEDTRKPSCTLFEPTLQGNTLYFTHVPTGGRVMMNDATKGFYVNPSSVGTPLGFMDWNTLVKLPEHLAFKNNGKFLKALFADNQYYLWLASDDPNEKASGHVVSLVPNGHVRINSDYWGMFWRRSPIWIVADSTDVTANNRDTLFWPVKINDTTIAFRSAGNNNFCHRLTQDKRVSCLAATVSTLIGETMLLVQELVMDRKIYNVRYRMDDARIYGETRYVGGTSIVTNEGNREASRSVTVNYQNNLTYSFNRSVSIKGGVPNTITAGVPEIVDSDSVQISFQINSTSFEWGESVTRSTSVTATGSVSVPPRTRATVRYVGTMGTCDIPFTYTRQDMSSTDGSITVTDQIDGVYTGVNTYNFSFVIEKYEPL, via the exons ATGGCAACTACCGCGCTTCCGATGTTCATGGTGATCAATGTACCACAAGCTGCTACAAACACTTATCTATACCGCAAGGACGACGGCTCCGTAGCCGACGGCAGCGACAGCGTGTTTAGCCCGCTCGTCAAGATCGGAGTCCAGCAAGCTGCAATCAACGCCAAATACGTCCACCTACTACTCTGTTACAACAACAGATACTGGCGGAAGAGCACCGACGATGACACCATCGTCGCCGTATCCACCAAGCCCGAAGAGGACACGAGGAAGCCGTCGTGCACGCTCTTCGAGCCAACTCTGCAGGGGAACACGCTCTACTTCACCCACGTTCCGACCGGGGGGCGCGTCATGATGAACGACGCCACCAAGGGTTTCTACGTCAACCCAAGCAGCGTCGGCACGCCGCTAGGGTTTATGGATTGGAACACATTGGTGAAACTGCCTGAGCACTTGGCGTTCAAGAATAATGGCAAGTTCCTCAAGGCACTTTTTGCCGATAATCAGTACTACCTCTGGTTGGCCTCCGACGATCCCAACGAAAAAGCATCCGGCCACGTGGTCTCGCTGGTGCCCAACGGCCACGTCCGGATAAACTCCGACTACTGGGGAATGTTCTGGCGGCGGAGCCCTATCTGGATAGTGGCCGACTCCACCGACGTCACGGCCAATAACAGGGACACTCTCTTCTGGCCCGTCAAGATCAACGACACCACCATTGCGTTCCGGAGCGCCGGCAACAACAACTTCTGCCACCGCCTAACCCAGGACAAGAGGGTGAGTTGCCTGGCCGCGACGGTCTCCACCCTGATTGGCGAAACAATGTTGCTGGTGCAG GAGCTGGTGATGGATCGGAAGATCTACAACGTGAGGTACCGAATGGACGACGCGAGGATATATGGCGAGACACGGTATGTGGGCGGCACCTCCATCGTCACCAATGAGGGGAACAGGGAGGCCTCCCGCAGCGTCACGGTTAACTATCAAAACAACTTAACTTACTCTTTCAACCGCAGCGTGTCCATAAAGGGTGGGGTCCCCAACACCATCACCGCTGGCGTGCCCGAGATCGTGGATTCTGATAGCGTTCAGATCAGTTTTCAGATCAACAGTACGTCGTTCGAGTGGGGCGAGAGCGTGACAAGATCGACGTCTGTCACGGCGACGGGCTCAGTTTCTGTGCCGCCGAGGACTAGAGCTACAGTCAGATATGTGGGGACGATGGGCACGTGCGATATCCCGTTCACCTACACTCGGCAGGACATGAGCTCCACCGACGGATCAATCACTGTAACTGATCAGATCGATGGTGTTTACACTGGCGTCAATACTTACAACTTCAGCTTCGTCATCGAGAAATATGAGCCTCTCTGA